Genomic window (Dyadobacter fanqingshengii):
GCATGAAATCATACGCTTTACCAAAGTAGGGATGCTCTGGTCGTTGCTGGGTTTTGATGGCGGTTATACTTGTGTTCCAGGGCATTGGAAAGTTATTCATTTGTGTTTGAAGGAAACCCAAACAATCTGTAATTTCGCAGATTGTTGCGAACGAGTTAACGGCGGTTATAGTTAACTTTTTAACATCCGATTATTCATTTACATTCCGAATTATGTCAAGTTCAATTCAGTGGGAAACCATTAAAGAATACGAGGAAATCCTATTTACGCTGCACGAAGGCATTGCAAAAATAAGTATAAATCGCCCGCATAAACACAACGCATTCACGCCGCTGACCGTTACGGAAATTATCGACGCGATGCACATTTGCCGCGAAGACACCCGGATCGACGTCATTATCTTAACAGGCGAAGGTGGAAAAGCATTCTGTTCCGGCGGCGACCAGTCGGTGCGCGGACATGGCGGTTACATTGGCGATGACCATGTGCCGCGTTTGAATGTGCTCGACCTGCAACGTATGATCCGCTCAATCCCGAAGGCTGTTATCGCTATGGTTGCGGGCTGGGCAATCGGCGGCGGCCACGTGCTGCACGTCATTTGTGACCTGTCCATAGCAGCCGAAAATGCAAGATTTGGTCAAACCGGCCCGAAAGTAGGAAGCTTTGACGGCGGTTTCGGCGCTTCTTATCTTGCCCGGGTCGTAGGACAGAAAAAAGCGCGTGAGATCTGGTTCCTATGCGACCAATATGACGCGCAGGAAGCATTGCAGATGGGTTTGGTGAATAAAGTGGTTCCTTTGGAAGACCTGGAAACGACGAC
Coding sequences:
- the menB gene encoding 1,4-dihydroxy-2-naphthoyl-CoA synthase — protein: MSSSIQWETIKEYEEILFTLHEGIAKISINRPHKHNAFTPLTVTEIIDAMHICREDTRIDVIILTGEGGKAFCSGGDQSVRGHGGYIGDDHVPRLNVLDLQRMIRSIPKAVIAMVAGWAIGGGHVLHVICDLSIAAENARFGQTGPKVGSFDGGFGASYLARVVGQKKAREIWFLCDQYDAQEALQMGLVNKVVPLEDLETTTVEWCKKIQEKSPLSIRMLKSSFNAELDGQAGIQELAGNATLLYYLSEEAKEGQKSFLEKRKPDFSKYPKFP